The following are encoded in a window of Impatiens glandulifera chromosome 5, dImpGla2.1, whole genome shotgun sequence genomic DNA:
- the LOC124940651 gene encoding protein FANTASTIC FOUR 3-like: MFSPPRSNLSQASPSPQEDYDDEAKNREKHDNLGGWSFIQALTPSEINGSEKIYVHPMEKNTSSSILSKKSLEMCTENLGSESGSEGIIEELIFHQIGTSTKIQELNGKKKEKMIFPPPISSIRGSDIVQVLPHREGGRLLIKTVMVNSNNGYFQAERCNGRLRLSLLTESDDTDDENEDHDQDEDEDEECEIGISTLINSCKEEDGNGNGKEVMSNWGPFLVGIS, encoded by the coding sequence ATGTTTTCTCCACCAAGATCCAACCTTTCTCAAGCCTCCCCTTCCCCTCAAGAAGATTATGATGATGAAGCCAAGAACAGAGAAAAACATGACAATTTGGGTGGTTGGAGCTTTATTCAAGCTTTAACTCCCAGTGAAATTAATGGGTCTGAAAAAATCTATGTTCATCCAATGGAAAAGAATacttcttcttcaattcttAGCAAAAAGAGCCTCGAAATGTGCACTGAGAATCTGGGAAGCGAATCAGGAAGTGAAGGCATTATTGAAGAACTCATCTTCCATCAGATTGGTACATCTACTAAAATACAAGAATTAAATGggaaaaagaaggagaagatgatcTTTCCTCCTCCTATATCTTCAATTAGAGGATCTGATATTGTTCAAGTCTTGCCTCATAGGGAAGGAGGTAGATTGCTCATCAAAACAGTGATGGTTAATTCTAACAACGGCTACTTTCAGGCAGAACGATGTAATGGTCGGCTTAGACTTTCCCTTTTAACTGAATCCGATGATACCGATGATGAAAATGAAGATCATGATCAAGATGAAGACGAAGATGAAGAATGTGAAATTGGGATTTCTACGTTGATCAACAGTTGcaaggaagaagatgggaatGGGAATGGGAAGGAAGTCATGTCAAATTGGGGGCCATTTTTGGTGGGCATCtcctaa